From Diospyros lotus cultivar Yz01 chromosome 4, ASM1463336v1, whole genome shotgun sequence, a single genomic window includes:
- the LOC127799732 gene encoding secreted RxLR effector protein 161-like — MENVPYANAIGTIMYAMISTRPDLAYAISSLSRFMSNPGDRDPRKSTTTLYFTLGRNCINWKSQLQPLVALSSTEAEYVAVTDAVKEAVWLQDILREIHLL, encoded by the exons atggaaaatgttCCATATGCTAATGCAATTGGAACTATCATGTATGCTATGATTAGTACTAGGCCTGATCTAGCCTATGCTATATCATCTCTCAGCAGATTCATGTCCAACCCAG GGGATAGAGACCCCCGAAAGTCCACTACTACTTTATATTTCACCTTAGGTAGAAATTGCATCAACTGGAAGTCACAATTGCAGCCTCTGGTTGctctgtcttccactgaggctGAGTATGTAGCAGTGACTGATGCTGTGAAGGAGGCTGTTTGGCTTCAAGATATACTTCGGGAAATTCACCTGCTTTAA